ATTCGGCAGCAGTTGGCCAATATGCACCCTTCGGTTTTTTACGATTTGCAAAAGTATCATCAACCGGCTTGGCAAATCTGGACGACGCATAAAAACAAATTTATTATGCAGCAAATTACGCAAAACCTGCAAGCCGGCATGGAGCAGGGCTTGTACCGAACCGATCTGGATCTGGAAATAATGGCCCGGTTACGGCTGGCCCAGATTGAAGATATTTTTAACCCGGAAATTTTTCCGCCGGACAAATTTGATTTACAAAAAGTGCAGCTGGCTACCATCGAACATTTTATGCGGGGCATAGCCAGTTTAAAAGGACATAAGCTTATAAATACCTATAAACAAGTAGTTGAACAAGAATAAATTATGAAAAAACAATTAATCCTCTTCTTATTGGGTGCAGCTTTTATTTGGTCGGGCCAAGTGGCCAGG
The sequence above is a segment of the Adhaeribacter swui genome. Coding sequences within it:
- a CDS encoding TetR/AcrR family transcriptional regulator, giving the protein MEIKNKILQAAFKLFMRNGIKSVSMDDIALSLGVSKKTLYRWFENKDQLVMTMLQEHLGKMEADCCTFTTEAKNAIEELFQIMQMIRQQLANMHPSVFYDLQKYHQPAWQIWTTHKNKFIMQQITQNLQAGMEQGLYRTDLDLEIMARLRLAQIEDIFNPEIFPPDKFDLQKVQLATIEHFMRGIASLKGHKLINTYKQVVEQE